The proteins below are encoded in one region of Helianthus annuus cultivar XRQ/B chromosome 2, HanXRQr2.0-SUNRISE, whole genome shotgun sequence:
- the LOC110909281 gene encoding uncharacterized protein LOC110909281: MLVDIAYCLSSCAVMGLKEALRLKSFYSKELDVRATKTPKGETPYLQLVQQNLYPIRTPEAPGDQGGSGSVPTLLPVAQTQATVAADDAGGRGASSSMTKGSGSKIIIEDEGVHLSVEDTEVRASGEKGGDDQNEGGDIGGDGEDGDELPQIALKRKRAAPTKSDPKARQPKRTKADLKVVTLDDDDHVTAFSTAGGVLENLDAHLHEGRTPRDHLQTPLSPLSFGEGGARVVTDLRISDPKKAVPSPSGKFTTGVASYVSRPSSSPFDGGDSVSSSPLWYDTEAVFLSRELGSGGFEGADAANALEKYIPEWSLVNKDRIVDALSAKMSLFHLGTPAEHSYYRKMSGPELGNTLMLNQAQSNSLVVETYKRWVESESLCHKLKREIASLKGEGDVRSKTKQELVSLRSQIDRLKRQVSEAKEVTKSSQASAAAAYEARDKALQDLEAFKLEFADLEKKLTSVEMKHAAELKEMRASHDQLLSDYHRLVDAKDEVERARDREIESHKTTIDEARGMLVRCERDMIEAYAELSELKLTKQWFLTDGVAWVVKLVHQSPELEKVVADLVNSVNAVGANEGIKQGFKAAQELIGSAEEVPGYDAGAQSALEAAVKAFDELKISVLDKVADLIEEPLSVIRQRSDLPIVGDDDNIAQV, encoded by the exons ATGTTAGTAGATATTGCTTATTGTTTGTCTTCTTGTGCAGTTATGGGTTTGAAGGAGGCGCTTAGATTGAAGTCTTTTTATTCGAAAGAGTTGGATGTTCGTGCTACCAAGACTCCGAAGGGTGAGACCCCGTACTTACAACTTGTGCAACAGAATCTTTATCCGATTCGCACACCGGAGGCTCCTGGTGATCAAGGTGGTTCGGGTTCGGTCCCTACCTTATTGCCTGTTGCTCAAACTCAGGCAACGGTTGCGGCGGATGATGCTGGAGGTCGGGGAGCCAGTTCGTCGATGACGAAAGGTTCTGGCTCTAAAATTATTATCGAAGATGAGGGGGTCCATCTTTCCGTTGAAGACACCGAGGTTCGTGCTAGTGGTGAGAAAGGAGGGGACGATCAGAACGAGGGTGGAGACATCGGAGGGGATGGTGAAGACGGGGATGAACTGCCtcagattgctttgaaaagaaaaCGGGCTGCTCCCACCAAATCTGACCCGAAGGCCAGGCAACCGAAAAGGACGAAGGCCGACCTTAAAGTAGTTACACTTGACGATGACGATCATGTTACTGCGTTTTCTACTGCTGGAGGTGTGTTAGAGAATTTGGATGCTCATCTCCACGAGGGCCGCACTCCACGGGATCATCTTCAAACTCCTTTGAGCCCGTTGTCCTTCGGTGAGGGTGGTGCTAGGGTTGTTACGGATTTACGCATCTCCGATCCAAAGAAAGCCGTGCCTTCTCCTTCGGGTAAGTTTACTACGGGAGTTGCATCCTACGTATCTAGGCCGAGTTCTTCGCCGTTTGATGGTGGGGACAGTGTTTCTTCCTCCCCTCTCTGGTATGACACTGAGGCTGTGTTCTTGTCTCGAGAATTAGGTTCTGGTGGTTTTGAGGGCGCGGATGCGGCTAATGCTTTGGAGAAGTACATACCGGAGTGGTCGCTGGTAAATAAGGATAGGATTGTGGATGCCCTTTCGGCCAAGATGTCTTTGTTCCACCTGGGAACTCCTGCGGAGCATTCTTATTACCGCAAGATGAGTGGGCCGGAACTTGGAAATACATTGATGCTGAATCAGGCTCAGTCAAATTCCCTAGTGGTGGAGACGTACAAGCGTTGGGTTGAGTCGGAGTCGCTGTGTCACAAGCTCAAACGTGAGATTGCCAGTTTGAAAGGTGAGGGCGATGTTCGGTCCAAAACAAAACAGGAGCTGGTGTCCCTGCGATCTCAAATCGACCGACTGAAAAGGCAGGTTTCGGAAGCTAAAGAAGTTACTAAGTCTTCTCAAGCTTCGGCCGCGGCGGCCTATGAAGCTCGTGACAAGGCTCTTCAGGATTTAGAGGCCTTTAAGTTGGAGTTTGCTGATTTGGAGAAGAAGTTGACCAGCGTAGAGATGAAGCATGCCGCCGAACTGAAGGAGATGCGGGCATCACATGATCAACTTTTGTCTGATTACCATCGCTTGGTCGACG CTAAAGACGAAGTTGAAAGAGCTCGCGACAGGGAGATCGAGTCACACAAGACAACGATTGATGAAGCAAGAGGGATGTTGGTCCGGTGCGAGCGTGATATGATTGAAGCATACGCGGAACTGTCGGAGCTGAAACTTACCAAACAATGGTTTTTGACAGATGGGGTCGCATGGGTTGTTAAGCTGGTGCATCAGAGCCCCGAATTGGAGAAGGTGGTTGCTGATTTGGTCAACAGTGTTAACGCGGTTGGGGCGAACGAAGGGATAAAGCAAGGTTTCAAAGCCGCGCAGGAACTGATTGGTTCGGCGGAGGAGGTCCCGGGCTACGATGCCGGAGCTCAGAGTGCCCTGGAGGCTGCGGTGAAAGCTTTTGACGAACTCAAAATTTCTGTTCTCGACAAAGTAGCCGATTTGATAGAGGAGCCTTTATCGGTTATTCGGCAGAGAAGCGATCTTCCCATCGTTGGGGATGATGACAATATAGCTCAAGTTTGa
- the LOC110909274 gene encoding dehydration-responsive element-binding protein 3 — protein sequence MAAISRKPDVQTVPATPHKGVVDDQPVPENSKNKKRNRKDVSYKHPVFRGVRMRSWGKWVSEIRQPRKKSRIWLGTFSTAEMAAKAHDVAALSIKGNSAILNFPELKDSLPRPVSLSPRHVQEAAAKAASMLEFARTPTPPTQPPLTESNPVDELGEITELPSLDGNELVMVDSVDQWVYPSWEVADIDGFLEYVSYQMADNCNTQLILDC from the exons ATGGCTGCCATTTCTCGAAAACCCGATGTGCAAACGGTGCCCGCTACGCCACACAAGGGGGTCGTCGACGATCAGCCAGTGCCCGAGAACTCCAAGAATAAGAAAAGAAACCGGAAAGATGTGAGCTACAAACACCCGGTTTTTAGGGGAGTTAGAATGCGGAGTTGGGGGAAATGGGTGTCTGAGATCCGACAACCACGAAAGAAGTCCCGCATTTGGCTTGGAACCTTTTCGACGGCTGAGATGGCCGCCAAAGCTCACGATGTCGCCGCCTTATCGATCAAAG GTAATTCTGCTATTCTCAACTTCCCTGAACTCAAAGATTCATTACCTCGTCCCGTTTCTCTTTCTCCACGCCACGTTCAAGAAGCGGCCGCAAAAGCAGCCAGCATGTTAGAGTTCGCCAGAACTCCAACGCCACCAACACAACCACCGTTGACCGAGTCAAACCCGGTGGATGAACTTGGTGAGATCACTGAGTTACCGAGTTTAGATGGGAATGAGTTGGTGATGGTTGACTCAGTGGACCAATGGGTGTATCCATCATGGGAAGTGGCTGACATTGATGGTTTTTTAGAATATGTTTCCTATCAAATGGCGGATAACTGCAACACTCAACTAATATTGGATTGCTAG